In the genome of Salinispirillum sp. LH 10-3-1, one region contains:
- a CDS encoding aspartoacylase, which translates to MSIQQVAIVGGTHGNEITGVHLVQYWQSRPEEVMRGSFATELLFANPQANRVMKRYLDQDLNRQFALEDLNDHALTNYEQSRAKAINHLLGPKEDPRVDFVIDLHTTTANMGLTLVISEDSPLLIGMAFYIKQHMPEAVLFYEPKNRLDDYFLASLGRQNGLLIEVGATPQGLLRADVYDLTRRATLHALDYIDCVNRDDIPELPEQFEAYQFVDIVKLPESSDGRRWGMVHPNVQDQDYQPINPGDPLFVTFDGKDVLFEGARTHYLAFVNEAAYYDRNIGVSLMDKITLKRPR; encoded by the coding sequence ATGTCCATCCAGCAGGTCGCCATTGTTGGCGGTACGCACGGCAATGAAATCACCGGTGTTCATTTGGTGCAGTATTGGCAGTCACGCCCGGAAGAAGTGATGCGGGGCTCCTTTGCCACCGAATTGCTGTTTGCCAATCCGCAAGCCAATCGGGTGATGAAGCGCTATTTGGATCAGGACCTGAACCGCCAGTTTGCCTTGGAAGACTTGAACGACCACGCCTTGACCAACTACGAGCAAAGCCGCGCCAAGGCGATTAACCATTTGTTAGGCCCGAAAGAAGACCCGCGGGTGGATTTCGTCATCGACCTCCACACCACCACCGCCAACATGGGGTTAACGCTGGTTATTTCGGAAGACTCTCCCCTGCTGATTGGCATGGCGTTCTACATCAAACAACACATGCCGGAAGCCGTGTTGTTTTACGAGCCTAAAAACCGCCTCGACGACTACTTTCTGGCCAGCCTTGGGCGGCAAAACGGCTTATTGATTGAAGTGGGTGCCACGCCGCAAGGCCTGCTGCGCGCCGATGTGTACGACCTGACGCGCCGCGCTACCTTGCACGCGCTCGACTACATCGACTGCGTGAACCGCGATGACATTCCCGAGCTGCCCGAGCAGTTTGAAGCCTACCAATTCGTCGACATCGTTAAATTGCCCGAAAGCAGCGACGGCCGCCGTTGGGGCATGGTGCACCCGAACGTACAGGATCAGGACTACCAACCGATCAACCCCGGCGACCCGCTGTTTGTCACCTTCGATGGCAAGGACGTATTGTTCGAAGGGGCGCGCACGCACTACCTCGCCTTCGTCAATGAAGCGGCGTATTACGACCGCAACATCGGCGTCAGCCTGATGGACAAGATTACCTTAAAGCGGCCTCGTTAA
- a CDS encoding LacI family DNA-binding transcriptional regulator — translation MATIKEVSRLAQVSVATVSRVANGNKWVAEETQARVRAAMAELGYTPNTNARALATNKSDIIGMVVGDLGGPFFGDLMHQVEQEVRRLGKHLIVTSGHGNWDDENDAVEFLLQRQVDALILHVDSLSDEELYALTQRTETPIVLVNRFVPELAAQCVHVNNELGGRLITQHLISQGHRDIACITGPLYKADSRARLQGYRQALEAADIEFRQELVVEGDYTEPGGSLAMERLFRRELSISAVVCGNDLMAYGAIRLAKSHQLSVPRDLSVAGYDNIVMSAYVEPGLTTMHVPIGKMGLQAGQLAVALAAKRTLDVQHEFDPQLVIRESVVPCTQTFGVVADEATKRKA, via the coding sequence ATGGCGACCATCAAAGAAGTCTCACGTTTAGCCCAGGTGTCCGTCGCGACAGTATCGCGCGTGGCAAATGGCAATAAATGGGTAGCTGAAGAGACGCAAGCGCGTGTACGCGCCGCCATGGCTGAACTGGGTTACACCCCCAACACCAACGCCCGAGCCTTAGCGACCAACAAAAGCGACATCATCGGCATGGTGGTGGGTGATTTGGGCGGCCCATTCTTTGGCGACCTGATGCATCAGGTCGAGCAAGAGGTGCGTCGACTGGGCAAGCACCTCATCGTCACCAGTGGTCACGGCAATTGGGACGACGAAAATGACGCCGTTGAGTTCCTCCTGCAGCGCCAAGTCGACGCGCTTATCCTCCACGTCGATTCATTGAGTGATGAGGAGCTGTATGCACTGACCCAACGAACCGAAACACCGATCGTGTTGGTCAACCGCTTCGTCCCCGAGTTGGCCGCACAGTGCGTACACGTCAACAACGAGTTAGGCGGTCGGTTGATCACCCAACACCTGATCAGCCAAGGCCATCGCGACATCGCCTGCATTACGGGGCCGCTCTACAAGGCCGACAGTCGGGCGCGCTTGCAAGGTTATCGGCAAGCCCTTGAGGCGGCGGACATTGAATTTCGTCAGGAGTTGGTCGTTGAAGGTGACTACACCGAGCCCGGTGGTAGTTTGGCGATGGAGCGTTTGTTCCGGCGCGAACTCAGCATCAGTGCCGTGGTGTGCGGAAATGATTTGATGGCCTATGGCGCCATCCGTTTGGCAAAGAGCCACCAGTTATCAGTACCCAGAGACCTGTCGGTCGCTGGGTACGACAATATCGTGATGTCGGCTTATGTAGAGCCGGGCTTGACCACCATGCATGTCCCCATCGGCAAGATGGGCCTGCAAGCGGGACAGCTCGCCGTTGCGTTGGCCGCGAAGCGAACCCTTGATGTACAGCATGAGTTTGATCCTCAGCTGGTCATTAGGGAATCCGTCGTACCCTGCACACAGACATTCGGTGTTGTGGCGGATGAAGCAACCAAAAGAAAGGCGTAA
- the iadA gene encoding beta-aspartyl-peptidase: MSVSTSTESGNLLLRNADVYAPERMGRLDILVLAGRVVSMGQGIAVSGIPDLVELDASGLPVTPGLVDSLTHITGGGGEGGYSTRMPFMPAEDAWTSGVTTVTGALGTDAIHRTHADMLGHARYLQSQGVSAYIYSGSYHLPIKTLTGSVQTDIAYIPDVIGVGELAIADHRGSHPSVEELARLAAEVRVGAMLSGKKGVLSIHVGDHDSGLRTLHEAAERYPVKLSHFYPTHINRHEALLKQGFVFAKGGGMIDFTASNNESLLADGDIDSPDAVARALAAGVSISQLTISSDAYASLPEFDAQGRFVRVDMGRLDSMADAIRRGCSDVGLNFSSMLQTATLNPANALGLWHKGRLKSGVDADLLLWSKDHQVLGTITRGVVRRWPTEVV; the protein is encoded by the coding sequence ATGAGTGTGAGTACATCCACGGAGTCCGGTAATCTGCTTCTACGCAATGCCGATGTCTATGCCCCCGAACGCATGGGGCGTTTGGACATATTGGTGCTGGCCGGGCGGGTCGTATCCATGGGCCAAGGTATTGCCGTGTCCGGCATTCCTGATTTGGTTGAATTGGACGCCAGCGGCTTACCTGTAACCCCTGGTTTGGTTGATTCCTTAACCCACATCACCGGTGGTGGTGGCGAAGGCGGTTACAGTACACGTATGCCCTTTATGCCGGCCGAAGACGCCTGGACCAGCGGTGTCACCACCGTCACCGGCGCGCTGGGCACCGATGCCATTCATCGCACCCACGCCGATATGCTGGGGCATGCTCGCTATCTGCAAAGCCAAGGGGTTAGCGCCTACATCTATTCTGGCAGCTACCACTTACCGATCAAAACTCTGACCGGCAGTGTACAGACCGATATTGCCTATATTCCCGACGTCATCGGCGTGGGCGAATTGGCCATTGCGGACCACCGAGGCAGCCACCCCTCGGTGGAAGAATTGGCACGGCTGGCCGCCGAAGTGCGCGTTGGCGCCATGTTGTCTGGCAAGAAAGGCGTACTGAGTATTCACGTTGGCGACCACGATTCTGGCTTACGCACCCTGCACGAAGCGGCCGAACGCTACCCGGTAAAACTGAGCCATTTCTACCCCACACACATCAACCGCCATGAAGCCTTATTAAAGCAGGGTTTTGTGTTCGCTAAAGGCGGCGGCATGATCGACTTCACCGCCAGTAACAACGAAAGCCTGTTGGCCGACGGCGATATCGACAGCCCTGACGCAGTCGCCCGCGCACTGGCGGCTGGGGTGTCCATCAGTCAGCTCACTATTTCCAGTGATGCCTATGCCAGCTTGCCCGAGTTTGATGCGCAAGGTCGTTTCGTGCGCGTCGACATGGGGCGCTTGGACAGCATGGCTGACGCTATTCGCCGAGGCTGCTCAGACGTAGGCCTGAACTTTTCCAGTATGTTGCAAACCGCCACACTCAACCCCGCGAATGCGCTGGGCTTGTGGCACAAAGGTCGGTTAAAATCCGGGGTAGATGCCGACTTGCTGCTGTGGTCGAAAGATCATCAGGTGCTGGGCACCATTACCCGTGGAGTTGTGCGCCGCTGGCCGACTGAGGTCGTTTAA
- a CDS encoding 2-oxoglutarate and iron-dependent oxygenase domain-containing protein, with the protein MTQIPTLDINRFHTDRHDFVQELGDAYAEWGFAGITGHGIAPELITEALAVSERFFALPEATKLRYKSSYGGARGYTPLGVEVAKGAAHVDLKEFWHVGREVDGTPRFPQLLPNAWPEELPEFKAVLLKLYDALDNLGRDVLRALALYLGQDENYFDDKVDSGNSILRPLHYPPVIDEGTRSVRAAAHEDINLITLLVGSRQSGLEVLSQRGEWVPISIIPGTIIVNIGDMLQRLTNHVLPSTTHRVVNPEGEAARQSRYSIPFFLHPNPDVSLDALPECVTPENPKRYPPITANEYLEERLREIGLLK; encoded by the coding sequence ATGACGCAGATACCGACGCTCGACATTAATCGCTTTCACACCGATCGCCACGATTTCGTGCAAGAACTGGGCGATGCCTACGCGGAGTGGGGGTTTGCGGGTATTACCGGGCACGGCATTGCGCCCGAGTTAATTACTGAAGCCTTAGCCGTGTCGGAGCGTTTTTTTGCCCTGCCGGAAGCGACCAAACTGCGCTATAAAAGCTCGTACGGTGGTGCGCGCGGCTACACACCGCTCGGTGTGGAAGTCGCCAAGGGCGCGGCCCATGTTGATCTGAAAGAATTCTGGCACGTCGGACGTGAAGTGGACGGTACTCCGCGCTTTCCGCAATTGTTGCCGAATGCCTGGCCGGAAGAACTGCCGGAATTTAAGGCCGTTCTATTAAAGCTGTACGATGCCTTGGATAACTTGGGTCGCGACGTATTGCGGGCGTTGGCCTTGTACCTCGGTCAAGACGAAAACTACTTTGACGACAAGGTCGACAGCGGCAACAGCATCTTACGGCCGCTGCATTATCCGCCCGTCATCGACGAAGGCACCCGCAGCGTCCGAGCGGCGGCGCACGAAGACATCAACCTGATTACCTTGTTGGTCGGCTCCCGTCAGAGCGGCCTGGAAGTGCTCAGTCAACGTGGCGAATGGGTGCCCATCTCCATCATTCCGGGCACCATCATTGTGAACATTGGCGATATGCTGCAACGCTTAACCAATCACGTATTGCCCAGCACCACGCACCGTGTAGTCAATCCAGAAGGCGAAGCGGCGCGCCAAAGCCGGTATTCTATCCCCTTCTTTTTGCACCCTAATCCGGATGTTTCGCTGGATGCCCTACCGGAATGCGTAACGCCAGAGAACCCAAAGCGCTACCCGCCCATTACCGCCAATGAATACTTGGAAGAGCGTCTGCGCGAGATAGGCTTGCTGAAATAA
- a CDS encoding glutathione S-transferase family protein, whose protein sequence is MGLLVEGQWHDEWYDTSKSGGKFVREDAQFRSWITADGSAGPSGEDGFKAESGRYHLYVSMACPWAHRTLIFRQLKGLEKHISVSAVHPDMLSNGWEFSGPELDSPTPVGDDLFGYDFLHQVYTRTQSDYSGRVTVPVLWDKQRNTIVSNESAEIIRMLNSAFNELTGNTLDFYPEALRAEIDAINERVYHNVNNGVYKSGFATTQAAYEEAFTALFDSLEWLDGLLGERRYLAGAQITEADWRLFTTLVRFDAVYVGHFKCNLHRIADYPNLSEYLRELYQQPGVAATTDLTHIKRHYYYSHDTINPTRVVPKGPALGLDRPHRRGAL, encoded by the coding sequence ATGGGTTTACTGGTCGAAGGTCAATGGCACGACGAATGGTACGACACCAGCAAAAGCGGCGGCAAATTCGTGCGCGAAGACGCGCAGTTTCGCTCTTGGATTACTGCCGATGGCAGTGCCGGGCCGAGCGGTGAAGACGGCTTTAAGGCCGAGTCTGGCCGGTATCACCTGTACGTTTCCATGGCATGCCCCTGGGCGCACCGCACACTGATTTTTCGCCAACTGAAAGGCTTGGAAAAGCACATCTCCGTCTCCGCCGTGCACCCCGATATGCTGAGCAACGGCTGGGAATTCTCTGGGCCAGAGCTGGACTCTCCTACGCCGGTAGGCGACGACCTGTTCGGCTATGACTTCCTGCATCAGGTGTACACCCGCACGCAGTCAGACTACAGCGGCCGCGTGACTGTGCCGGTACTGTGGGACAAACAACGCAATACCATCGTCAGCAACGAATCGGCGGAGATCATCCGCATGCTGAACAGCGCGTTCAATGAGCTGACCGGCAACACCTTGGACTTCTACCCCGAAGCCTTGCGCGCCGAGATCGACGCCATCAACGAACGGGTTTACCACAACGTCAACAACGGCGTGTACAAGTCAGGTTTTGCGACCACGCAAGCCGCTTATGAAGAAGCCTTCACGGCGTTGTTCGACAGCCTAGAATGGCTCGACGGTTTGTTGGGTGAACGACGTTATTTAGCCGGCGCACAGATCACCGAAGCCGACTGGCGTTTGTTTACTACCCTAGTACGGTTCGACGCCGTGTACGTGGGCCACTTCAAATGCAACCTGCACCGCATTGCGGACTACCCGAACCTGAGTGAGTACTTACGTGAGCTGTATCAACAGCCGGGCGTGGCCGCAACAACGGATCTGACGCACATTAAGCGGCACTATTACTACAGTCACGACACTATCAACCCCACACGTGTGGTGCCTAAAGGCCCGGCGCTGGGATTGGATCGACCGCATCGGCGCGGGGCGCTGTAA
- a CDS encoding ABC transporter permease, with amino-acid sequence MTRQEMIECQAFMESIGLGMQGYGCNIMTGAVMTIQLAFLSLALALILGLMTASAKLSRSKTARGIAMTYTTVIRGVPDLVLMLLIFYGGQIGLNNLLYVIGSRIGQPNLFVEIHQFTAGVVTIGFIFGAYMGESFRGAFLAVPKGQIEAGQAYGMNRSQVFTRILLPQMVRHALPSLGNNWMVLLKTTALVSIIGLQDMVLIASRASRQLNEPFAFFLPVAIIYLLLTAVSEIGIKALNKRFSRGVISS; translated from the coding sequence ATGACTAGACAAGAAATGATCGAATGCCAAGCCTTTATGGAAAGCATTGGGCTTGGCATGCAGGGTTACGGCTGTAACATCATGACCGGGGCAGTGATGACCATTCAGTTGGCATTCCTGTCCTTGGCCCTCGCCTTGATCCTGGGCCTGATGACGGCCTCCGCTAAATTGTCGCGCAGCAAGACTGCGCGCGGCATCGCAATGACCTACACCACTGTCATTCGTGGTGTTCCTGACCTCGTATTGATGCTGTTGATCTTCTACGGCGGCCAAATTGGCCTGAACAACTTGTTGTATGTGATTGGCTCTCGTATCGGCCAGCCCAACTTGTTCGTGGAAATTCACCAGTTCACGGCGGGCGTGGTGACCATCGGCTTCATCTTTGGGGCTTACATGGGCGAAAGTTTCCGCGGCGCTTTTCTGGCCGTACCAAAAGGGCAGATTGAAGCGGGCCAAGCCTATGGCATGAATCGCAGCCAGGTATTCACCCGCATCTTGCTACCGCAAATGGTACGCCACGCACTGCCGAGTCTGGGTAACAACTGGATGGTATTGTTGAAAACGACCGCACTGGTGTCCATCATCGGCTTGCAAGACATGGTACTGATCGCCTCGCGAGCTTCGCGCCAATTGAATGAGCCCTTTGCCTTCTTCTTACCCGTCGCCATCATTTACTTGCTGCTCACAGCGGTATCGGAAATTGGCATCAAGGCCTTGAACAAGCGTTTCAGTCGGGGAGTAATATCATCATGA
- a CDS encoding carbohydrate ABC transporter permease codes for MSRNLDVSPEVSDVVRAADTAKADNIKRLWNKSTPYWFVSPYLIIFGVFGVFPIFFMVFLSFHHWNPVAGLGSMRWVGLENYELALTDPMLWQAMWNTLVMALLSGIPQHLVALPMAYLLVSLGAHARHWLTTAYFLPYITSTIAVSMIFYIMYSPQSGLINHMLRALADGTLTSWAFGWINNFMPIAWLQENSLIRYSVSFVVFWKYVGFNIVIYTAGLATIPNDLYEAAKIDGASSFQRFRYIALPLMRPFIFFAVTLTIIGNMNLFEEPFVLTRGLQTAATNGMSISNYLYRVAWEWLDMGSAAAISWILFLVIGTFTGLYFWLFGRKGLEGN; via the coding sequence ATGAGTAGAAACCTTGACGTCTCACCAGAGGTTTCCGACGTTGTGCGCGCCGCAGATACTGCCAAGGCCGACAACATCAAGCGTCTCTGGAACAAGAGCACTCCCTATTGGTTCGTTTCACCCTATTTGATTATTTTCGGGGTGTTCGGTGTATTTCCCATCTTTTTTATGGTTTTTCTGTCTTTTCACCACTGGAATCCAGTGGCTGGCCTTGGCTCTATGCGCTGGGTAGGACTGGAAAATTACGAACTTGCATTGACTGACCCCATGCTGTGGCAGGCCATGTGGAATACCCTGGTTATGGCGTTGCTGTCCGGCATTCCGCAGCATCTGGTAGCCCTGCCCATGGCGTATTTATTGGTGTCACTGGGTGCCCATGCTCGGCACTGGCTGACGACGGCGTATTTTCTGCCGTACATCACCTCTACCATCGCCGTTTCCATGATTTTTTACATCATGTATTCGCCGCAAAGCGGGTTGATCAATCACATGCTGCGCGCGTTGGCCGACGGCACGCTGACCTCCTGGGCCTTCGGCTGGATCAACAATTTCATGCCCATTGCCTGGCTGCAAGAAAACAGCCTGATCCGCTACTCGGTGTCGTTTGTGGTGTTCTGGAAGTATGTGGGCTTCAACATCGTCATCTATACCGCTGGCTTAGCCACCATTCCGAACGATCTGTATGAAGCGGCCAAAATTGACGGCGCGTCGAGCTTCCAGCGTTTCCGCTACATCGCGCTGCCCTTAATGCGACCGTTTATCTTCTTCGCCGTCACGCTGACCATCATCGGCAATATGAATTTGTTTGAAGAACCCTTTGTGTTAACCCGTGGCCTGCAAACCGCTGCAACCAATGGCATGAGCATCTCAAACTACCTGTATCGAGTGGCTTGGGAATGGTTGGATATGGGCTCCGCCGCCGCTATTTCTTGGATTCTCTTTTTGGTCATCGGCACCTTTACCGGCCTCTATTTCTGGTTATTTGGGCGCAAAGGCCTGGAGGGTAACTAA
- a CDS encoding ABC transporter permease, with the protein MIEILDYFLADNFVLNTQTILHYWDGLVMTVQLVFLALLIGLILAVPLAIGRTSKRWWISTPIWCYTYVFRGTPLLIQLYIIYYGVTFIDGIQDSPFWFIFREAYVPLLIAFVLNTAAYTTEILRGAIKQTPHGEIEAAQAYGFTPWQVMSRIKLPSALRRALPAYSNEVIFMLHASSIASVVTIIDLTGAARDIFSRYYTPFTAFLFVAAIYLVLTFALVYAFKRLERRYLAHL; encoded by the coding sequence ATGATTGAGATTCTAGATTATTTTCTGGCTGACAACTTTGTCCTGAACACTCAGACCATCCTACACTATTGGGATGGCTTGGTCATGACGGTACAACTGGTGTTTCTGGCCTTGCTGATCGGCTTGATTCTGGCCGTGCCCTTGGCAATTGGACGTACCAGCAAGAGATGGTGGATATCCACGCCGATCTGGTGCTACACCTACGTCTTCCGCGGTACGCCGCTGCTGATTCAGCTGTACATCATCTACTACGGTGTGACCTTCATTGATGGCATCCAAGACTCGCCGTTCTGGTTTATCTTCCGTGAAGCCTATGTCCCCTTGTTGATTGCTTTTGTATTGAATACGGCGGCCTACACCACCGAAATTCTGCGCGGCGCGATCAAACAAACGCCACACGGCGAGATTGAAGCGGCACAAGCTTACGGCTTTACGCCATGGCAGGTGATGTCACGCATCAAGTTGCCGAGCGCACTGCGTCGTGCCTTGCCCGCGTACAGCAATGAAGTGATTTTTATGCTGCACGCTAGCTCGATTGCCAGCGTAGTGACCATCATCGACCTAACCGGTGCCGCACGCGATATCTTCTCGCGTTACTACACACCGTTCACCGCCTTCTTGTTTGTGGCGGCAATCTATTTGGTACTGACGTTTGCACTGGTGTACGCATTTAAACGCTTAGAGCGCCGTTACCTAGCGCATTTGTAG
- a CDS encoding extracellular solute-binding protein, which yields MKLKTTAGLALASFGLTVGAMAADIRIDGFPDYDSQLNRILPAFEASTGHKVSQLMNNHGDHHNKIATNLATGQGAGDVVLIDVGFVGSFVDQGGFVDLTDRFAPHASNYAEYAVLQGRGGDGRQYAVPVDLGPGVIYYRRDYMEDMGYNLDEVMASWDSYIAYGKELKEKHGVLLIGNAAAIAAAYINFNVEPGNGLYFDADGNSMVTSPRFVRAFELAKQVRDAGLDGNISEWTEDWYEGFKNGTFATQMSGAWLLGHLQNWMAPDTAGMWGVSHLPGGIYGSWGGSFLGIPRQSSNPDAAWALIEHMISADNQLAGFQNIAAFPAHTGTYSDSSFDEPIDFLRGQQARQMFAEIAENVTPVAPHRGDLIAQSLVIQTALEQVLNDGVPVMTALRTAEAQIRRRVR from the coding sequence ATGAAACTTAAGACCACTGCCGGGCTCGCCCTGGCTTCTTTCGGATTGACAGTAGGCGCCATGGCTGCTGACATCCGAATCGATGGTTTTCCTGACTACGACAGCCAGCTAAACCGCATTCTGCCTGCCTTTGAAGCCTCAACAGGCCACAAGGTTTCGCAGCTGATGAACAACCACGGTGACCACCACAACAAGATCGCCACCAACTTGGCTACTGGCCAAGGCGCGGGTGACGTGGTGTTGATCGACGTGGGTTTTGTCGGTTCTTTCGTTGACCAAGGCGGCTTCGTCGATCTGACCGATCGATTCGCACCGCACGCCAGCAACTACGCCGAGTACGCTGTTCTGCAAGGCCGTGGTGGTGACGGTCGCCAATACGCTGTACCGGTCGACTTGGGCCCCGGCGTGATATACTACCGTCGCGACTACATGGAAGACATGGGTTACAACCTCGACGAAGTGATGGCGTCTTGGGACTCTTATATCGCTTACGGTAAAGAGCTCAAAGAAAAGCACGGCGTCCTGCTGATCGGTAACGCAGCAGCCATTGCTGCGGCCTATATCAACTTTAATGTTGAGCCAGGTAACGGCCTGTACTTTGATGCCGACGGCAACTCCATGGTCACCAGCCCACGCTTTGTGCGCGCCTTTGAACTGGCGAAACAGGTACGGGACGCTGGCTTAGACGGCAACATCAGTGAGTGGACGGAAGACTGGTACGAAGGCTTCAAGAACGGCACCTTCGCCACCCAGATGTCTGGTGCATGGTTGCTTGGTCACCTGCAAAACTGGATGGCTCCCGATACTGCCGGTATGTGGGGTGTGAGTCATCTACCTGGTGGTATCTATGGTTCGTGGGGCGGTTCATTCCTGGGTATTCCGCGTCAATCCAGCAATCCTGATGCAGCCTGGGCCTTGATCGAACACATGATCAGCGCCGACAACCAGCTGGCCGGTTTCCAAAATATTGCGGCTTTCCCAGCACACACCGGCACCTACTCAGACAGCAGCTTCGACGAACCGATTGACTTCCTGCGTGGTCAGCAAGCCCGTCAGATGTTCGCCGAAATCGCTGAAAATGTGACACCTGTAGCCCCGCACCGTGGTGACTTGATCGCCCAGTCGTTGGTTATTCAAACTGCACTTGAGCAAGTCTTGAATGATGGCGTACCTGTGATGACCGCTCTGCGTACTGCAGAAGCGCAAATTCGTCGCCGCGTACGTTAA
- a CDS encoding ATP-binding cassette domain-containing protein, with protein MSTQQPPLVVKDVHKSFGDQEVLKGISLTAHKGDVISLIGSSGSGKSTFLRCINLLEIPTSGEIQVHGDPIEFKVQRGGERVPANMKQVQMMRARLAMVFQNFNLWSHMTVLDNVIEAPRRVLGLKKDEAVARGEALLEKVGLSHRKDAYPVQMSGGQQQRAAIARALAMDPEVLLFDEPTSALDPELVGEVLQVMRDLAEEGRTMIVVTHEMSFARDVSNKVLFLHQGQIEEQGDPKVVFANPESERLKQFLKPKY; from the coding sequence ATGTCAACACAACAGCCCCCATTGGTGGTGAAAGACGTTCACAAGTCTTTCGGCGACCAAGAGGTACTGAAAGGTATCTCATTAACAGCCCACAAGGGCGATGTGATTTCGTTAATCGGCTCATCCGGTTCTGGTAAAAGTACTTTTCTGCGCTGCATCAATTTGCTGGAAATCCCTACTTCCGGTGAAATTCAGGTACACGGCGACCCCATCGAATTCAAAGTACAGCGCGGCGGTGAGCGCGTACCGGCTAATATGAAGCAGGTACAGATGATGCGCGCGCGTTTAGCTATGGTGTTTCAAAACTTTAACCTGTGGTCACACATGACGGTACTCGACAATGTGATCGAAGCGCCGCGTCGTGTACTGGGTCTGAAGAAAGACGAAGCTGTTGCTCGCGGTGAAGCCCTGCTGGAAAAAGTTGGCCTGTCGCACCGTAAAGATGCCTACCCAGTACAAATGTCAGGCGGTCAGCAGCAGCGTGCTGCCATCGCGCGTGCGTTGGCTATGGACCCAGAAGTGCTGTTATTCGACGAGCCGACGTCCGCACTGGACCCTGAGCTGGTCGGTGAGGTACTGCAAGTTATGCGCGATTTGGCCGAAGAAGGCCGCACCATGATCGTGGTCACGCACGAAATGTCGTTCGCGCGTGACGTTTCCAATAAGGTGCTGTTCCTGCATCAAGGCCAGATTGAAGAGCAAGGCGACCCGAAAGTGGTTTTCGCCAACCCTGAATCTGAGCGTCTGAAACAATTCCTGAAGCCTAAATACTAA
- a CDS encoding transporter substrate-binding domain-containing protein, with protein sequence MNKMILPLAALCGALALLTGCGDRGEKVRIAVDVPYEPFQYTTPDGELTGFEIELGNAVCAEMRLNCEWVIQSWDGIIPGLLSRKYDVIFSSMSINAERARQVLFSEPYYTTPSGWFVRENYNLNLSNMSGVRIGVQRGTIQDTYVTEMHSNTAQIRRYANADDLALDLAGDRIDAVFLDVPVGVQTILNRPGFRQFGDNVTEPTSIFGQGVGAAFRQNDTELANTFNEGLRRVKANGTYKRIMDRYFDFDIML encoded by the coding sequence ATGAATAAAATGATCTTGCCCTTGGCCGCTTTATGCGGCGCGCTTGCCTTGTTGACCGGCTGTGGTGATCGCGGCGAAAAGGTACGTATTGCTGTTGATGTGCCCTACGAACCCTTTCAGTACACCACGCCCGACGGCGAACTGACCGGCTTTGAAATCGAATTGGGTAATGCGGTGTGCGCTGAGATGCGTTTGAACTGCGAATGGGTCATTCAGTCCTGGGATGGCATCATTCCTGGCCTGTTATCGCGCAAGTACGACGTCATCTTTTCTTCCATGAGTATCAACGCTGAACGTGCCCGCCAGGTGCTGTTTTCCGAGCCTTACTACACCACGCCCAGTGGTTGGTTTGTGCGCGAAAACTACAACCTGAACCTGAGCAACATGTCAGGCGTTCGTATCGGCGTCCAGCGCGGCACCATTCAGGATACCTATGTAACCGAAATGCACAGCAATACGGCCCAAATCCGCCGCTATGCAAACGCTGACGACTTGGCATTGGATCTCGCTGGCGATCGTATTGATGCGGTGTTTTTAGATGTGCCTGTCGGCGTGCAAACCATCCTGAACCGTCCGGGCTTTCGCCAGTTCGGTGATAATGTGACGGAGCCAACATCCATCTTTGGTCAGGGTGTTGGTGCGGCTTTTCGCCAAAACGACACGGAACTCGCCAACACCTTCAATGAAGGCTTACGCCGAGTAAAAGCCAACGGTACTTACAAGCGCATTATGGATCGTTATTTCGACTTCGACATTATGCTTTAA